From the genome of Takifugu rubripes chromosome 10, fTakRub1.2, whole genome shotgun sequence:
TGTAGGATGACTACACTTGGGTTGTTTGCGTTCTGTGCGGCAGTCCCGCTTGAAGCTGTGCCTCCGGCTGGGTTGACCTGAAGCACCTGCATGGACTGAAGAAGAGGCAGCACAGTGGCCTGTGGCTGGGGCACTAGGGTAGCTGGAGGATGTGTAACCAGCGACCCTGTCTGAATCACAGCAGGCTGGGGCTGCGACACCACGGCGGGGTGTGCCACTACAGTCGGCTGGGGAACTATTGCAGCCTGAGGGAGAACAGGACATTGTGGTTGTGGCGCTATGAGAGGCTGAgcctgtgtctggttcaggatcTGGGGTGGTCTCTGAAGGTGAGCTGTAATAGGTGCTTGCTGTACAGGCATACGTGGCTGCATTTGGATCTGAAAAGGCTGAACAGTGTGTTTGTTCCCAATCGGACACACGGTCACCTGCTGTACTGCCGGTGTGGTGCTGATGACCTCCGGCGTCAATAAGCTCTGACACACTGGCTGCACTGTGTTTCCTGCCATCTGCAGCGTTGTCCAGGTTgtctgtgtgctgcctgctgctccatTTCTAAGAAGAGCTTGGCTGCTGGGGACAGTAATGCTGCTGACAGTCCTTGTGGTGCCCTGTGTCACCCAAGAGCACACTTCTGAAGTTCCTTGTCTAGGTGCGGTTATAGCATTAGCAAATGTTTTATGGCTGGATGCAAGCTCAGCACAGCTTTCACCTGTGGGCTGTGAGGATGGAGTAGATGCTATTGTGAGGTTTGGTGCTGGGTTCGAGCGCTGAGGTGCCTGAAGCACAGCTGAGGTGACAGCAGGGATCTGAAGCGTGATGTAAGACACAGACGgtggcagagaagatgatgtaGATTGTGTTTCCAACACGCACTGCTCCATCAACGGGACAGATGCAGATTGGATAGTACTACTAGGGAGGAGTGCAGGCGTCGATGAAGACGATTCAACTTGCAGAAGAGCTCCATTTACCCTCAACCTAGTCCCGACATCCGAAGGTGGCTGTAGAATTAATGATTCGGAAGGATGTTTTGGTGGGCTAGTATCAGTCCCTGCTGGACAAATTACCTTATTGTTGGAGTAAACAATGATGCCCTTTGGGAGTTGGTGAGTCGGGGTCACTTTTGCCACCTTTGCACAGCGTTGTTTGCCCTTCCAGTGAATTGTGGGGTCCTCTAGGAAGTTAATATCATGCGCTTTGAGGAGTTCTATGTAGTGTGCACTCtctctcctcagttcctccaACTGGCGCCGTAATCGACGAATCTCCTCAACTGCATAAAGAACATCCACAATCAAGCTGGAATAATCCAATATATGCAGAATGCAACGCATACTCACATGGAATgaaaaggaatttttttaaaaaaatcatcatgATTATTATGATTCTCATATGATGCATCTCAGCAAAAACTATCCAATGTTTTCCCCTTTACCTTGGACTTTATCGCCTCCTTCGAGAAGCATTGTATCATTTTGCTTCTTCAGCTCAGTGATGTAACGGAAAGCCTGATCTAAGATCATAATCTTGCTCTACAGAGGAGGAAATGTAAATTTCAATAGGGCATATATAAGGTAATTAAAGAGCATCAAAGTTGTCTCATACCTGTTTAAGTGCCTGGGAACAGGGCAAAAGATTACCAATGCGGTTAATCCCAGCATTGATCTTCTCTTTTCTGTGTCGCTCAACTGGACGAAATATGTAAAAATCTGTTTCAAAATCTAAACTGCACCCAACAGCATTCAAAACAAAAACTCAAAACCGTAACGTAACATGAAATATCCATGTACCTGCATTGTGAGattccttgtttttcttcttcctgaaaaaaaaaagtccatatGGATATCACAAATGTATTCCAATGCAAGGTCATTCttccaaaacacagaaacatccTTACTTGGGTTTATGACCAGGTGTCTGAGTTTCAGTCATCTCTGGCATCCTGCATTAACAGTTGCCTGTAAATGGGTGCAATGAACACATCTAACAGCTGGTCCGTGAAAGACTTCCGTCCCCGTCCTGCAAAGACATTCCAGAAGAATATTTATGAAGTATTAAGATTATATATGACAACAGCAGAACACCAAACATGGAATCGCATAAGAGTGCAACCgtgaaataataatgataattaagAAACAACGATAGGACAGTGcttgaaaatgatgaaacacTAAACTACAAATGCATCAATTGTTACTAGACGCTCACAAGCTGGTAAATAAGCTTAGCATTACTGCTAACCTAATTTATCTTCCCAGGACATATTTTACACCGACTCGGGAATGTCGTAAATAGATCGGATCCGGAAAATGCTGTTTAAACGATGTTCGATTAATTATTTCCTTTACTAACCAAGCACCAACACACAACAACCTGGGTATTTACCTATTCAGCTAGCTTTCTGTTAGCCAGCTGGATAATTGCTATTCTAGTTTAACGTCACGGGCATAATTAACAAGTAAAATATTGCCAGCTTGCGTCCAACCATTTCCGACACATTTCTGTTTATACGAGTTTAATTCCACTAACCTCTAGTCTTGGCATTTTTGTGACTGTCTGTCAGTGGTGGAACTTTGAGAAtgatgctaactgttagcaAGCAAAGCATTCAACTCATCTCTCAAAACAATTTAGATAACCTAACTTTTTGCACCAGTGGGAGGGTCTTAGGGAACGGCGACCAATCGTATTCGAGACATTGGCTGACTTCGGCCAATCATAAATTAGAATACTTTATTTTAGGGGCGGGTCCAGGTCAAACGCAATTTGATAGGCTGTCTTAATTTTGCCCACACGAAGTGTATCACAGAATAtttttcaacatcaacaaggaCGACACGATTACTGCAAATAGTAATTACTTTATTCAGACGTTATAAAGTCTTACAATATAGAGCTCCAGAAAAGATAAAATTtttcaaagaaaggaaaaaaacatgctTATACTACAGTGGAGAGGACATATTCTCCTTGCATGCAGAGGGGTCAGAGCTTCTTCGGGGTAAAAACACTGTCCAAGACACCTTTTCCTTAAAAATCTGCAAAGCTtcaaaatgtaataaagatGTGTGTAACAACAGAAGACTGAGGCAAGAAGTTGGAGAAAACTATTTCTGCAAGGCGGCTACATAAAGTGCCAAAGGCATCGGAGGTCAGATGCCTCAAACACATCTGCGGATTTGGAATCACATTTCCCCCATACGCCTTTCATTTTCTACTGAAAATAATGCCCAAGTCTTATCTCAAACAGCCATTTGTTGTTACCTGAACATCTTATACAAAATGCTGTACAGTGCCCTTTGCAGAGAAacacattaaatacattttaactcgttttttttccttattaAACCCAGGAGAACCTCTGAACCATTTGCCACATTTGTGTGAAATTTAAATTGTTGAAGGGGCATTAAAATAAGCTGAAATGACCTTGTTAAGAAATCAAATGCTTCTCACAACCTCAAAACCGCTCAGACTTCCTATCGCCTGGAGGGAGACGCGCTGCTGCTTTCTCCCTCCGGCTGATGCACGTCAACAAAGTGGTCAGACCAGGAGGCAAGGAAACCGAACCCAAACCGTTCCCTCAACaactcaaaaaaataaaataaaaaaatcactaGTTGACCAACTGGAACTTGCGTGTCAGTGATGGTCTTTCAAACACTTTCTCAGCTACAAACCAACTGCCGTACGTTCAAAAGAATCGATATGTCCCCATTTGTGTAATCATCGCATCAAACCAACTCAAATGCAAACAGTGAATTTAGAGCACCGCAACCTCCCCCTTCAAAAAGCCTACAGCTGCTTGGTGAATAATAGGAGCACTTTTAGaaactgaatttttttttttttgttttattttttttaaccaatcgATGATATGAAGAAGGGGGGTAAAATAACTTATGCAAAACAACCGACAAGGGGACCCTTTTTgcaaaataaatgcagcattATTTTTGTACTGTAAATTTGCTTTTGTCTTATAGCGTCCATTGAACAAAGTGTTGAAGGTGTCGACCCTGCGGGCCTTTGTCACAGTTCCGTTTCTGCAGAGGCAGTCACATCTGCGTTTTCCTCGGACGCCGGGCCCCTATTCGGTCTTCTGAAGCTCTCCGCTAGGCGCCGCACACGGGCTGCGAAGGCTCTTCTGCAACACATGGGCGTCTGCCGGCTCTATCCTCTTGTAAtaattcttttttgtttcaatGATCTGAAAACCAAACCTCTGGTAAAAGTCGATGGCTGACTCATTGTTGATCTGCACGTGACTGTGAGGAGGCAACAAAGATACGGGGTCAGCAATCAAAAGGGATAATGGAGCTTCGGATTTAAGGCAAACTATCCATCATTAAGggccacaaacacaccaaaaacaTTCCTACACCTGCTGTTTGACACTCACAGGTAAATATTGTCAAAAGTGCCATCCTTCTCGCAGATGTTTAATACATGATTCAGCATTTTTGTACCTGTTGAGAAAGAGGACATAAAGTTAGAAAACAGAGTTCAGACGTGCACCACGTTTCACAGGGGCCAGGAGGTGCTTACCAATTCCGAGCCTACGGTAGGGAGCTAGACAACCGAGGGTCATGATGTACAGCCTCTTCTGGTTCTGGGAGTGGTCCACTCTGCAGCACACAGCACCCACTGGAATATCATTGAAGTATGCTAAAAGACATGTGATCATAGATCATTATTAgacctcatttcctctcatagAGGGTGGTAAAATGGTTAAAATCCCGCCCCAGAATGCATCACATCAATTGTTTTAGTGGTTCATTTTTGAAGATTCAGCCAACTAATGCACAAGGGATGCCCCTTACCTAGCTTTGCAAGCTCTCCAACTTCCAAAACATCTTTGTAAAACTTGTCGTTGTAGCTGACAGGGAAGATGACCTGATTCAGGCGTTTCAGCTGCTTAATGTTGTGGGGCGTAACGTCCCCCAGCTCGATCCGGCTACTGAAACAAGAGCGAAACGGTCAATGACTGACAAGAGATACGACGTCTTATTAACTGccctgattttattttattttttacatttaattgtTCGATTTGAGCATCACAGACAACACAACTCGAGGACATGAGGAAGAAAATCGGTACATCATATTGTAGTTTGCAGATATTTGCAATATAAATCTTTATATCGCCAACAAATTAGCAAAACGTGGCCATGAATAGAGCAGATATTGTTTAAACTCAGCAGTGCTGTGTGTCATAAACAGAACTCTCCAGGTTTTATGCTCGCAGGATTCTCGGGGTTATTTATAGGAGACCAAATCCAAAAAAAGGCTGTTGGTCACGTGTGGCTGTTAATCAAAATACAGTGTCAACACGATCCTAGAGGGAAAACCTCACCCAGACACAGCATTAAACAAAAGAGTTAACAAAGCAGATTCGCCACCTTTATTTTGGCCACTCGCACAGAACAAGTTGGCACCAAGAGTGAAACTGATATTTGCCGCAAGACCGTAAATGACAGCTCCCCAACGAAATCCCCGAGCAAGTAACCAGTCATGTCACAACCACCGTTTAGTGACTTTACCATCCCGCTGGAGTTAAGGGACGTTTAAAGACCCGTCAATTGTGACGCATAAACACTATTTTGGACACAAATAGTGAGTAGCACATATAGCTTTAGCTACAATAGTGGGTTTACTGACTCAGCCTCCGACTAGCAGCGTGCTAACTGTAGACGAGGGACTTGAACGAACCGACAAACGATTTCAGTCACCGTGAACATTCGATTGAGCACTGCTAGAATGAATTGCGGGCGAAAATATGTCTGTTATAGATGTGGGTAAAAGTAGCCTAGCCAAGCTAGCTAGTCTCCCCGCCTCCCCTGGTAGAAAAAAAAGACCTGAGAAACTTTACTCGTGCTTAGCTACTTAATCGTGACTCAAAGCGTACACTCACCCTTTCATTGTAAACAGGTATTATCCGTTATTTTCGATTAGGCTGAACTTTAGAGTTGTTTTGGGTGAAAATTTTGGAATTTTGACAGATTTAGGGTCGGGGATGCCTCCCGTTTTACCCTCCACATGTAGCTAGTAACGGGAGTTGCAGTTAGCTTAGCCTCTGCTCTCTTTCCACGAATGTGTAGAGCCTGTCAACCCTGACCCCCGCATGCGCAGAAGGTCAGTGACGTAACCGGCATTCGTATACCCTCATCTTGGTCTGTCAGGATGCCTAAACCCTTTTTGACGTTCTCCTGCAACTTCTACattaaattgtaaatatttATAATGTTGTGTGTCATAATATGCAATGCATAGAAAATAATGTAGGGATTACTTAcccatttattattattgtggttgTTTGGAGAAAAGGCTCAAGAACTTATATAAACGACAATActttaatatttatgttttgcgtcatggtaaaaaaaaagagaaacttttAATACAAAGTGTCACATAACGTAATACAAACATAAATGTTATCTTGTATGAAGGTGATGGCGAATTTCATTCCAAAATAGTATATTCCTTACGACTATGacatttcatttattaattttttcGAGTGTGGCTAACAATGCCTCCATTTTGGCTCAAAGCTTCCGCTTGTAAAGATATTCATTAAACAATGTGCAACACACCCCTTTGGTTGGTTCTAAACACTACATGAGGTCAAGTTGCTGTGGGTACAGAAAGTACAGTaggaaatattttattattgttctgTGTATATGTTGCGTTTATATATGACTCGTTCTTGCTTATTTCCAGTGGCCTTGACGCTGATGTAGAGTGAGACCTCTTCGCGCTCACCGCTTCAAAATCTTTGCGTCTGTCGGGCGGATCCAAAATGGCGGCAGTTGCAGAGGCCCAGCTAGCAGTAAAAACCGAGAAGCGAGTGAATGAAGTCAGCTGACTCAAGACTGCTGTCACGCATCGCAGCAACCATCGTTTCTCTCCCGAAGCGATCCTGTAAACCACCACCTCACGACTAGACGGTAGCTATTATGTTTCTTTTCCTACGCCATTGTTGCAATTGTAAATCATCGCGCTAAATGATTACAATACAGTAATTTAGCTGTTCCTTTAGCGACTCAACGACTGGGGCAGGCCGAGTCTTGCTATCGTTTTCATTAAACCGTTTAACACATTGGACGTATTTGACGCGGTTTCACTGCAGATGTTAACGAGGGCTAGAATAACACAGGCAGTCCAACACTGAACAGGATTTTGTCTCCCATATTGGTGTCAATTGATGTTGATAGCATCAAGATAGAATTTGACAGGACAAATGCACCGAGGTCATATTCACAGTGTTTCTCCATACACCTGGTCATCTTACAAGATCGCAGGTCATTTCTTTGTATTAGGACCTTCCCCACATTCAATGTGCAATTAACACCAGCGTGTCAAGGTGATTTTTCTGGTCATCTCACCTATACGGAACATTTCTGAGCCCACTACAACCTACATGTGTTTTCCTTGATTTTAAATATGCTGTAATTCTGCATAAACACACATGGATCCTGCTTTAGGGCGCAATATTGAAACTGTCTACTGGTTTCCATATGTTTCACATTTGGTGACAGTTGTTACATGAATAAAtgcaattattttcttttttatagtCTCAAGGCCTAAATTCTCTCACTGATGAAACAAATTCCCCAGTATTTCCACATGCAGTCAAGATTTCAAGCCACACTTCTTTTTCCACTTCCTTCAagggacagatggaggaaggCCAGCCTGTCATGTGATCTAGTCATATGATCAAATGTCATGTCTTCTGTTTTAGTGCTCATACATAATCTTGTAATATTGTGATCTGTCATGgaaggtttggttttttttactccCAAGTACACATGCAAATTTagttgcttgtttgtttttaattagacTGGAATACTTGTGGACTCCAATTTAATTGAATCAACTAAGCAAATCAACTTATCTAATCTCTGTGGCCTTTAATTATCAGGTTGTCATTGTTACTTTGAGTAAATCCTGCATGAAAAGACTAAAAAAACGCTTAAACAACTGAAGAGTGCTGCTTTCAGGTCGCTCTTGGAAGAACAGGAGGATGGCTTTTCAGGTGTTTTTTCTTGTAATACCTGTAGTTGCCCACTGGGGGAGCTGTTGTGCTTCCTGACAGATGGGTTAAACAGCCTAGCGTAAGCAGGACGATCTTTGCGTGG
Proteins encoded in this window:
- the naa50 gene encoding N-alpha-acetyltransferase 50 isoform X1; amino-acid sequence: MKGSRIELGDVTPHNIKQLKRLNQVIFPVSYNDKFYKDVLEVGELAKLAYFNDIPVGAVCCRVDHSQNQKRLYIMTLGCLAPYRRLGIGTKMLNHVLNICEKDGTFDNIYLHVQINNESAIDFYQRFGFQIIETKKNYYKRIEPADAHVLQKSLRSPCAAPSGELQKTE
- the naa50 gene encoding N-alpha-acetyltransferase 50 isoform X2, producing the protein MKGRIELGDVTPHNIKQLKRLNQVIFPVSYNDKFYKDVLEVGELAKLAYFNDIPVGAVCCRVDHSQNQKRLYIMTLGCLAPYRRLGIGTKMLNHVLNICEKDGTFDNIYLHVQINNESAIDFYQRFGFQIIETKKNYYKRIEPADAHVLQKSLRSPCAAPSGELQKTE